A single window of Danio rerio strain Tuebingen ecotype United States chromosome 15, GRCz12tu, whole genome shotgun sequence DNA harbors:
- the LOC101883356 gene encoding uncharacterized protein, which produces MEENEQRQEEDEERNFNTKGTKTTHLHSCRQCGKSFRRKSKLKKHRKTHAGEKPYTCTECGKSFSQLDSYKQHQKTHEDKRDHECLQCGKSFTTAGHLKIHQRIHTGEKPYKCSYCEKSFRHSGHLKSHERIHTGEKPYHCTQCGKSFKDKSGLTYHLLVHTGEKPFTCTQCGHDFRSSTILKQHMRIHTNEKPYACLFCKKRFSRLGDCKQHQKTHTGERDHVCLECGKSFTTAGSMKRHQRIHTGEKPHKCSYCEKSFSRSSQLKSHERIHTGEKPYCCPPCQKSFKDSRSLTCHLRVHTGEKPFSS; this is translated from the coding sequence ATGGAGGAGAACGAGCAAAGACAAGAAGAGGATGAGGAACGCAACTTCAACACTAAAGGAACTAAAACAACACATCTGCACAGCTGTcgccagtgtggaaagagtttcagaagAAAATCCAAACTGAAAAAACACAGAAAGACTCacgctggagagaaaccgtacacctgTACtgaatgtggaaagagtttctcaCAGCTGGACAGTTATAAACAGCACCAGAAAACACATGAAGACAAGAGAGATCATGAGTGTttgcagtgtggaaagagttttactaCAGCTGGTCATCTGAAAATTCACCAGAGAATTCATACAGGAGAAAAACCTTACAAGTGCTCATATTGTGAGAAGAGTTTCAGACATTCAGGACACTTAAAATCACACGAGCGAATTCACACAGGAGAAAAGCCGTATCACTGCACtcaatgtggaaagagtttcaaagACAAATCCGGTCTGACTTATCATCTGCttgttcacactggagagaagccgtttacCTGTACTCAGTGTGGTCACGATTTTAGATCATCAACAATTCTGAAAcaacacatgagaattcacacaaaTGAGAAGCCTTATGCATGTCTGTTCTGTAAAAAGAGATTTTCACGTCTCGGTGATTGTAAACAgcaccagaaaacacacactggCGAGAGAGATCATGTGTGTTTGGAGTGTGGGAAGAGCTTTACTACAGCTGGCAGTATGAAAAGACACcaaaggattcacactggagaaaaacctcaCAAGTGCTCATATTGTGAGAAGAGTTTCAGTCGGTCTTCACAGCTGAAATCACACGagcgaattcacactggagagaagccgtattGCTGTCCTCCATGTCAGAAGAGTTTCAAAGACTCAAGGAGTCTGACTTGTCATCTGCgtgttcacactggagaaaagccattCAGCAGCTGA
- the LOC141377923 gene encoding uncharacterized protein, translating into MEVNEQRQEEDEERNFNTKGTKTTHLHSCRQCGKSFRRKSKLKKHRKTHAGEKPYTCTECGKSFSQLDSYKQHQKTHEDKRDHECLQCGKSFTRADSLKIHQRIHTGEKPYKCSYCEKSFIHSGHLKSHERIHTGEKPYHCTQCGKSYKDKSGLTYHLLVHTGEKPYHCTQCGHDFRSSSYLKLHMGIHTNEKPYACLFCEKRFLSLSDCKRHQITHTGERDHVCLQCGKSFTTAGYLKIHQMIHTGEKPHKCSYCEKSFIQSSDLKKHERIHTGEKPYHCTECGHDFRSSTSLKLHTRIHTNEKPYACLICEKRFSRLSDCKQHQKTHTGERDHVCLECGKSFNRAGSLKRHQKIHTGEKPHKCSYCEKRFIQSSELKRHERIHTGEKPYCCPPCQKSFKDSRSLTCHLRVHTGEKPFSS; encoded by the coding sequence ATGGAGGTGAACGAGCAAAGACAAGAAGAGGATGAGGAACGCAACTTCAACACTAAAGGAACTAAAACAACACATCTGCACAGCTGtcgtcagtgtggaaagagtttcagaagAAAATCCAAGCTGAAAAAACACAGAAAGACTCacgctggagagaaaccgtacacctgTACtgaatgtggaaagagtttctcaCAGCTGGACAGTTATAAACAGCACCAGAAAACACATGAAGACAAGAGAGATCATGAGTGTTTgcagtgtgggaagagctttaCTAGAGCTGACAGTCTGAAAATTCAccagagaattcacactggagaaaaaccttaCAAGTGCTCATATTGTGAGAAGAGTTTCATTCATTCAGGACACTTAAAATCACATGagcgaattcacactggagaaaagccgtaTCACtgtactcagtgtggaaagagttacaAAGACAAATCCGGTCTGACTTATCATCTGCttgttcacactggagagaagccgtatcACTGTACTCAGTGTGGTCATGATTTTAGATCATCGTCATATCTTAAACTACACATGGGAATTCACACAAATGAGAAGCCTTATGCATGTCTCTTCTGTGAAAAGAGATTTTTAAGTCTCAGTGATTGTAAACGGCACCAGATAACACACACTGGCGAGAGAGATCATGTGTGTTTgcagtgtgggaagagctttaCTACAGCTGGTTATCTGAAAATCCACcaaatgattcacactggagaaaaacctcaCAAGTGCTCATATTGTGAGAAGAGTTTCATTCAGTCTTCAGATCTGAAAAAACACGagcgaattcacactggagagaagccgtatcACTGTACTGAGTGTGGTCATGATTTTAGATCATCAACAAGTCTGAAACTACACACGAGAATTCACACAAATGAGAAGCCTTATGCATGTCTGATCTGTGAAAAGAGATTTTCACGTCTCAGTGATTGTAAACAgcaccagaaaacacacactggagagagagatcatgtgtgtttggagtgtgggaagagcttcaaTAGAGCTGGCAGTCTGAAACGCCATCAaaagattcacactggagaaaaacctcaCAAGTGCTCATATTGTGAGAAGAGGTTTATTCAGTCTTCAGAGCTGAAAAGACACGagcgaattcacactggagagaagccgtattGCTGTCCTCCATGTCAGAAGAGTTTCAAAGACTCAAGGAGTCTGACTTGTCATCTGCgtgttcacactggagaaaagccattCAGCAGCTGA